The stretch of DNA TTCGAGGAATAAActtaagatgtattttggacgagaattttggaaattttctagatgTCATATTGagattagacaaggagtcatgagtaagaatactaagacaaaggttgattagaatttaatggatagaattaggtcgtatggcgaatatttggagttttgtagatttaattcaagagtttgattttggtatcgaatgtactaaggaggagtttaaagatagctatccaaagagagatgatgattggtagaggtcgtaagtgaataagaaaccgatgagtgaataaacggagaagattatgcatgttgcaatgcaagatgatgaggaacattgatagatggattatgggcaaattgaagatgtcgtttggaatcaacaagatagaggttatgattgttcggagaaccaattttaggcggtagcctaattttgaagtggcgaattgctaagggattaaggagaagtggtattggaaaatgtttgcgttaaggaatgcaaatattggttgagagattacttggaaacagagtagtcgtattgaattcgactcaatgtgagaaaaagaatttgacggttggaaaCGATAATTTCTTGgatgtgtcgaggaagatttgagaatgttggtcatcaagtgattgtcggaattgaattatcgagtgatatgttggaataacattcgaatatgaataagtgatgtaacacatttaagtgattcatgagggaatcaaagatttatgagaattatggagttgtggaagtattccacggaagtatctttcggagagttcgattgtttgtacctgttttggggtagagttgtgagtaccatagaatgtgagtctgtggatgtttcgtgcgaagttgacgttttagcggtttgataagaatggtttatgccgatatcatgattgttgactatctatcgacaaattgaggaactggccgtccttgatctcttgttgataaatggacaaaaattgtgttggatgggataaactaattttgtcatacttggtaatgtgtagcgttttgagcgtttcgttggagggtcggatacaggagttatccggagttgttttagtcgcgtaattttcgagggcgaaaatcttctaagtgggggagagttgtaacgacccaattttcatattgttatttttatgtgttaaaatattttatttaacgtggcattttaattaagttaataacttgagttatttatcgagtactttagttattaggcgagtagagtgagttaacgtgtaattgggccaagccaattgggcttgaggcccaatgggccttgtgtgtgtgtgggaggcgccatatggccatgagaggaagagagaaattcatttctcatgttcttgtgttttggagagaagagaggagagagcttgaagagctagggcaagggcttggaggagggattcgaggagcaatcttcgtgagttcgtcgatccaaggtaagagagtagatttcatattcgtgggtgactcgaggaaggggagaatgtcgatttctcctcacccgaacttcctccaccccattttcgttttagtttagatggattttcttaatggaaatcgattctaaggttcataacatgtttaacatgctcttatcatgatgtatgaacgaatctaatggttaaaaacgagatttataaaggattaaactcaagaactttgtgttcttgagagttttgagtaaaagtgttaaatctctactttttcgtagtaaaaatggtagatcggtgaaatgaaccgtccttttgtgtttagatatgtttgttgcactagaatacaaactcatttggggtttataacatgaaaaatgggatttttgggtgaatttgggtggaaatcgcatgttttgagcagttctggcaggtgctgttcgctacagcttgctgcagctcgccacgagcaggtgacccactggtgtggttcgctgaagctcgctgagccttcgctcagcgaacagctcgctacagctcgctaaggctcgcttagccaccgtgacagcacagcactttgctattttggaatttgaatgactttgagggttctgacatgttatattatgtattttacctagtttttcgcgtagattccgattccggagtttgttttatgataaaatgcatgcttaatacactttacttatattattagtattgtgttaaaaatgtgagtaaatgcattgtatgtgttgatgattatgatgatgtttatttaaatgtcaaagaagtatattaaggtgttaatcaacttaataaagaaggatattagaattatgttattctaataaagaagtatatcgaattatgttatttgataaagacggatattaaggtattgattatcttaataaagacgaacgttggatagtgttccacgttattgttgatgggctatatgccataattgttgatggatatattcatgagttttgagtgcatgcatcatgaatatttagggatattggcttgtccaataaagaaggatatcgaactatatttgtttgataaagaaggatatcggaggtgaaataccctgaaaaagacgatggtaccacatgcattagggGTGTCTAGAGAGGACATAACacgaatgtgaagcattagattgcattagagATTTtatgtgcattttatgataaatgatgtttgacacatacttggtaaatgttgattgttaatccgtatgtgaggagcagagtccgtcatgactataaaatgaacaacgcagggtccgtcatgaccataatctgaacaatgtatttgttgatgttttggtattgtccgagacgacgtgaaactatatgtttggtgtattttgtggatgattgattaggtgataaatgaagtatatgcatgatatatgaatatgcatgaatgatggtgatgtatatgtataatgtatgattatgcatgtttttatgaagaagtgtttaagtaccatttacttacacttgtatattttgagtatgttatctaactctcttttatgtgttatgtgctggaccgttgggggtccagattttacaggattttgtggtattcgatgtcgagtcgtcggtgaagctccgctctgattgtgacacgggaaaaggggttttatatgtatatagagtctccttatctaggttgttttgtatagctaataaatacattagttgatttaacatttgtataaacaagtatttttactaattaaccacattagtattattttggtagaggagtgtaatactcgaaccgatattcaataaattaaatgtgatttttccgttgcgtattttgaaaaagaattttactaaggtagaaatatataaataatgggtttgggtgttacaatgctgatgatagaaagagcacctcaggaggttgcttctttttgggtgacaatctaatctcatggttcagcaagaagcaaaattgtgtgtctctatctactgcagaggctgaatacatagctgcaggtagcagttgttcccaactgatgtggatgaaacaaatgctgaaggaatataatgtcgaccaagatgtcatgacattatattgtgacaacttgagtgcaatcaacaTATCAAAAAATTCAGTTCAACATTCAAGGActaaacacatagacatcaggcatcatttcatcagagaccttgtaGAAGAAAATTGTGCGGAGCTTAAGCATGTTGGTACAAATGAGCAGTTAGCAGATATATtcacaaaggcgcttgatgcaaatcaatttgaatttttaaggggcaaattaggaatttgcctgcatgaagaagcatagcagttactgcagttatggcgtgcaaaaggaaaccgctCTCTCTCTCATCCAttaatgcacgctaatttagggaaatcattacaaacttcccttaaatatgtcATCACACGCAATCAATGCTTTTTCTCCCAAATTCTAGCTTTTGTCCGTGAACCCTATTCTCCAACTTCACACTACAACTCTCATCTATTCATCTTCTCAAACTTCAAAAATCATCAtctaaacatgtctgaatcatctCAAACCACAAAGTCCGCTCGTTCCACACGATCAAAGGCAAAGATCAAATCCTCCCTAGTCATCAAAGACGCCGTTCCTGTTACTACCGTTCATCCCAGCAACACCAAGTATGAAACTGCTGCTGAGAAGAAAGGAAAGATGAAAACTGctgagaaaaagaagaaaactacCAAAGTAAGTGACGATATCTCTCCCTCAGTTAATAAATCTGGTAAAGGAACCTCTAAGAAGAAAATAAGGGATTATAAGTCTAGAATTCCCCTTTCTATGTCTGATATGGTGTTTGAATCCAATGTCAACACATCTGAGAGAACATCTGAAACTATCGAAGGAGAACCTCAGAACCCTAAACCTATGTCTGAAGTGGTAGAAACAAAAATCCCAACTTCCAATAACCCTGATTCAACTGAGAATTTGGGATCTGCTGCTGAGAAGAAGAATCTAGCCTCTGAACTTGTTGAAACTGAAATGCAAACAGATGACAACCCTATAGAGATTGAAACTGAAGATGCTGGTagatcaccaacaattgctgagttGGTGACTGAGAAATCAACTCATGGTATTACTGAAGAAGATATCATGCCAGATGTTGAGCTTCCTTGAATGAACCTGAAGAGGCTGAGACTGCTGACAAGGAAACCATGAAGGAAGCTGCTGTtgaaaaagatgttgagacaattgtcacaacatctgagtctTCTGATGAAGAAACTAGAACTGCTCAAGAGGGTACTTCTGCTGATGAAGAGGATACTCAGTCTGAAGAGAGTAACCAGTCTATACCCACAAATGAAAAGGAGAAGGAAGTTGAGAAGTCTGTAGATTCTGAGAAAGAGAAAGGAgaagatgttgttgatgttgaaaCTTATGAGACCACCAAACCTGCTGAAAgatcaactggtggtataacaaaaaggcTGAGGAGTTGTTCAGGCAAGGCTGTGCCCACTGCAAGCAAGaatcctgcaccaagagtgaaaacaaaaggtgttggaccagtgaAAGGATGGAGCAAAGTCTTTTCTCCCACCAGCAAGAAGAAGGAGACCCTGAAAAGGAAGAAAGAGTCATCaagtgactcagattatgatgtTGCAAAAATCTCATCTCCCACTCCTAAGACAAAAACTACTGCAAAGAAAGCATCCCAAACTGTTGAAGAAGCCCCCAGTGACAACATTTCTTTCCATCGTGCTGcttttgcactgagatgggattACATTTACCAGAGAAGACTAGCTGTAGAGAGGGAATTGACCAAAGATGCCctgaaatgtcaagacatcttggACTatatcaaggaagctggtctgctGAAGACTGTTTGTGATTTCAGTCACTGTTATGAGCTCCTGGTCAAAGAGTTTCTTGTCAACATTCCTGAGGAGTGTGACaatccactgagcaaggactaccccAAAGTTtatgtcagaggtaaatgtatcaatttttctcctgttgtgatCAATAATTACCTAGGAAGTTCTGTAGagcctaaggctgaattagaggttgcaaATGATATTGTGAGTTCTGAAATAACTGTTGGTAAAGTCAAAGTGTGGCCCAAGAAaaagctgatacccactagtaagCTGAATGTAAAGTATGCCATCCTAAATATGATAGGATCAACTAACTAGGTACCAACTAAGCATGCAACAAATGTTGCAACCAATCTGGGTAGGTTTAtttatgctgtaggaaccaaggttGACTATGATTATGgttcctttatttttgatcaaaccattaagcatatcaGATCCACTGCTATGAAGATGCCTATAGCATTTCCATCTCTGTTATATGGAATCATCTTGGATcaatatccagacatcaaggttgtgactgatACTCCTAAGAAAAGGGAATCTGCTTTCACTTTTCATCACAAGCTATTTGGAGATCATAATGTTGcagatcatgttgggacatctgctgatGGAGCTGGTACCATGACCAAAAAGGAGATCATTGCTGCTttaaaggttcaatgtcaggagaTTGATAAACAgaaggctgagcttgaggaaaagaagaaaatgtttctgaagatgattgaaggactGGAAGCTGATGATGcacctgtcaaagctagtgcaaacGTTGCTGCTGCAGGTGAACAACATAATGCTGATGAGGATGAAGCTTATGACACTACTACAGATGCAGAGGATGATGACTCTGAaagcagtgatgatgaatgattatgtaatctttttgttatttgtttttactgtactttgttatttggtttgtgggttctgtgccctggattttagcaccttctgagtgcatggtttGTAACTTTGTTTAATTATGAACTTTGGATACTATACTTTCctattttggcacattttgtggctaaaaagggggagtagtactttggcttggtttgtttgtttatgCTACAATgctgttgtgtcttttgttatgacatgttttaagtagcagtaagcaagtattcaggagGAGTAAATTCTTTTACCCTGAGGTGATGCACGAGCTGataaattcagggggagtatgttgttgaatggatgctgccctgattggacgaacctGTGCTAGAAGTTGTGCTCCCatatgttgaaacatctttgatAACATAGGATGTGTTGTATGATTAATCAtacttgctctgataccacgctagaTAAACATGTTaaaacatctttgctaacacatgttttattttgctcgaggctatttgatgatgactccgCTGCTGCCGCCTCTGATACTTATTTTTTCACATATGCGAAATTTTGTTTAAGATGCTCTAACATCCTTCATTTTGTGTGATCATGGTGacttgaaggattgcgctttttatatctctcaaaggtgattaaatggcctgaaattgttttagccaaaaattgccaaagggggagattgttggatatttgaattggcttaattttgctaaaacaaatatgctaacaagatgttggaaaacatgttacaacatcctaTTTGCTCAAGGAAATATCGCGCATTTAATATGAGCATCTgatatatatggaaatccacttaagagCGCGCTtattgaagatttgatctgatcaggtgtTTTAAGAATAAGTCAGACTTAATGGAATAGTTGTATGACTTATCTTATCTtctaaagtcctttaaacacttatGGAAAGTTTTGATATATCCTTGATGAAGATTAAAAATGTATCATATCACCCTTTATGGctctcaaggagcgtcctagCATTTGTGaagcaagaggagcgtgctattgtgctatatatatgaagaccaagttcaagactaagcatctcattgaaaagtattagaaaatacatattgagtctttgttgagtctgtATTTGTTTattgtgattcttacttgtggattcaataacacgagttaagaactgagtttattattgtaaggttactcctaagctttgaagtacgaaggtaactgtgtgtgattcacttgaagcttttaagcaaaagtgaaatattgtcttggtaagttgttaccacattattcccaacattgtataaacaacacatgttgtgttgtgtgagtggaagtgagatgggatctcatgtctaggagttcctaggcagaagttacatgagtagtgtcgaggttataagacgtaaaccaaggatttgctggaggtcttagtttgaGACGTAAatccaagggtttgctggaggtcttagtgactagaactattagtggatttccttcctggattgttATCCCcgagagtaggcagttggctgaactgggttaacaatcaCTTGTGCAATTTACTTTCTGTCAGTTTATTTTTAcatgttatgtaagatgtgccaacaatcaatacaacattattcataaagctgttgttgggacatcttcgataacatcattctagtgataccagaatttcaaattaaatatcactcaaacacactttgtggttcatgtcaaagaggaaagattacaaaatcctcttttaaacctaagaacattgtctctacctcaaggccattggaacttcttcacattgatttgtttgggccagttaacactgcctctatcaatggaaagaaatatggattgataattgttgatgattacagtatatggacttgggtaaaattccaaagaacaaaagatgaagcttatgatgagtttagcatcttctgcaaacagattcaaaatgaaaaaggctacaccattttaaaagtaagaagtgatcatggtggggaatttgaaaatgaaccttttgaaactttttttgaaaaatatggcatcttgcatgaattctcttctcctagaactcctcaacaaaatggggttgtagaaaggaagaataaaactctgcaagaaatggccagaaccatgatgcatgaaacaaatgtagcaaagtttttatgggcagaagctgtaaacacagcatgttatgttcaaaatagaatctatatcagatctaagttgaacaaaacggCTTATGAGTTGTTCAAgggaagaaaacctgacatttcttattttcatcagtttggatgtacttgttacattttaaacaataaagtccatctaaagaaatttgatgctagaggttataagggtatctttataggatactctaaacgctcaaaagcatacagactgtatatttctgaaacacatactgtggaagaaactatgcatgtaaaatttgatgacaaagagcctgaccaagtgtcagagcttgtggaaggtttctctaaatttcaggtatcagaggatcagtattcagacaTTCCAAACTACTCAAAACATTCAttttctgaagaacctctgaacatgacaGTTCCAACAGACTCTGAACATCAAAGCAATGAAGCAGCTCctgaacctgctgttgatgagtctgaagatgatgaacccccaagaaataatttcaaatacaaatcatctcatccagaggaactgattttaggcaacaaagatagtccaagaaagacaagatctcaacttagatgtgaggaatctttagttggacTTATCTCTATGATGAAACCTTCAAaagttgatgaagctctgaaagatgatgcttggatagtggccatgcaagaagagctaaatcaatttcaaaggaatgatgtatggactctggTGCCCAAACAATCTCataagaacattattggaacaaaatgggtattcagaaacaagctgaattaGCAAGGTGaggtggtaagaaacaaggctagaatggttgcacaagggtatagtcagcaagaggggattgactatactgaaacttTTGCACCAGTAGCTAGACTCGAagctatcaggttacttctatcttatgctgttaatcatggaataactttgtatcagatggatgttaaaagtgccttcttaaatggttttatttctgaagacgTGTATGTCAAACAACCTCCtcgttttgaagatatctcaaacctAGAACATGTTTATagactgaagaaatcactgtatggtctgaaacaagctccaagagcttggtatgatagactcagtaatttccttcttgaaaagggttttgagaaagggaaagttgactgcacactctttagaaaaacaaccaaagaagatattttaatcattcaaatatatgttgatgatattatctttggttctactaatgcttctttgtgcaagaatttttctaagatgatgcaggatgaatttgaaatgagcatgatgggcgaattgaagttcttccttggaattcaaatcaatcagaagaaggaaggaacatATGTTCATCAATCCAAATACActaaggaacttctgaagaagttcaacttagatgactgcaagataatgaacactctcATGCACTCAACAACCAACATGAGCAAaatagaagatgaaggaaaagtagatcaaaaggtctacagaggtatgattggttccttactctatctgacagcctctaggcctgatattttattcagtcagatcctagagaatctcatcttactgctgtaaagagaatctttaggtatctgaaaggaataACTAATCTTGGATTActttataagaaatccaatgattatatGATGAATGGATtatgtgatgctgactatgctggagataaaattgaaagaaaatccacaagtggcaattgtcaatttgttggtgaaaaccttatctcctaggctagtaaaagacaaactaccaTAGCTTTGTcaacagcagaagcagaatacatttcatcagctaagtgttgcacataactactctggctaaaatatcagttagaagattatcaagtaagcagtcacaatattcctttatattgtgataatactgcagccattcatttatctaaaaaccCTATTcttcactctagagccaaacatattgaaattaaacatcattttatcaaatattatgttcagagaggtataatagatattaagtttgttgatactgaaaatcaatggccagacatatttactaaagccttacctgttgaaagatttgattttataaagaaacatctgaacatgttttcaatctctgaataaaaATTTTGGCTtctaaagtgtaagaggttatgtatatcagaagtTCTGCTTCAAAACATCTGAATGCaaaagctctgaagtacttaccTCTGATAGGATCTTTTCAACTCAAAGGCTCTGACCTATCTAAGTGGAAAACGTTTAACattcgctgctgaacagttgtccactAAGATGGTAGTTACCAAATAATCTTTTACACGTGGCTTTtctgtcaggtagtgggtggttaatgatgacttttgaTATTCAAACTTTTGTCAAATAAgagtaacttcccaaattttccatttttatgTTAACTGTgcgcatttaaataaacttacactatacacttgcacacttttcacttcacaacctacactttcatctctctaaaccttcaacacaaacttctttctctctcattagctTCAACCAAACCTTAACCTTCATCATGTCTACTTCAAAGAATCCAATCGTTATTCCTCCCTATCTCTGCAAGAATATGGCATACACCGGGAAAGAAATGGAATTTCAAGAATCTCTGCTAACGCTAGTGCCTGAGAAGATGGTGGATTTCAACAGTCTGAAGGCAAACAATTATGATATGGAGCCTTATTTCACTTATCAAGGTTGGAACAGATATTTCGAGATGTTGAATGGTCCCATTTACCCAGATCTTCTCAAGCatttctggatgaaagctaagatCTTTACAAAGTTTGAAGCTCAGCTAGAGGAACTCCTAGCTATTGAGAATAATCCTAGTTTGAAAGGCAAatctaggaaggaaatgggtcttATGGAATTCAATGGTCCTCAAATTAGGTCAAACGTCTGTGGTTTGAACCTAATTTTTTCAAAGGTACACTTCAACGCACTACTTGGATTAGTAGACAAAGGGCTGTTTATGGAGTCTTTTGAAAAGGAAACAACGTATAGAAAAGATCTTCTGCACAGGATGTTCTTGGATGAGAAGCTGAAAGGTAAAGTCAAGGGAATGACTGATGAGTGCAGAGTTCTGTTCAAGATTATCATATCATCTATCTGTCCTAGATTaggtggtactgatactatctcATGGACGCATCGTCACCTTATATACTTCCTTCTGACTCAGAAAAAGGTTAATCTGGGTGATTACCTCTTTGAACGTGTTTGCGAAGCAATTTTTCTCAGCAAATCTCAAAGGAGAACTTCTCTAGTTCATCCTAGACTTTTGTCTGAGCTACTCTTTCAGTGCAAGATAGTTAAGATGGTTAAGAAACACCACTCTGAACTTGTTGATAATGTGATTACTCTAGAAGTTCTGACTGCCAACTTCTTGACTAAGATGCATATAATCATCACCAAGGTAGTTCAACCTCAGCAAGACTTTCATGTTCGCACTGGTGATCCTTTCTATGTGGATGGTTATCCCATTATTTCTGAACTGGACTGTGAAGAAGTCATTTAGAACTACTTGGAACAACTTAGGAAGGGAGGTCAACAAGTTACAAGAGAAATTGTGACTAAGGAGCCAACTGTTAGTGTGTATAATGCAATGAAAAGGAAGTCCAAGAGAAAGGCTGAGACTCAGGAAGAACAAGTtgttaagccagatcttctgaCTCAGAAGAAGATCAAAGTGGAACAAGCTGCTGAACAGAGGACTAAGCACAAGCATGAAGCTCCTGCTGAGAAGGTGGTTGAAGAATCTTCTAGAGCTCCTAAGAGGAAACTGAAGCTGGATGATGATTCTGAAGAGACAGACTCTGATGAGCAAACTCTTGTTGCTAGGCTTAAGCAGAAACAAGCTCCTGCTCCTAAAGGTAAAGCTCTTAAGATCTCTTCTGAAACAGATATGGAATTAGGCTATACAAAACCCCTTAGAACTATTCACCCTGATCTCATCAATATTTCATCTTCTGATAACTCAGAAGAACTTAGTTGTTCAACTGATGAGCTACTCAGAAGAGGTAAGAAAGGGCTTTCTAAACTTACCTCCTCTGACAAGCCTCAGTAGAAGGACAAACAAGTTCTTTCTGATGACCCCATTATTGAACTGGAAAAACACCTAAGCCCTGACACCCTAAACACTCATACTTTTTCTCATGAAACCACTCAAACCACTAAATCAccagaacaacaacaacaacatcccAATTCCACACCATCCTCACCAATTAAACCATCATCTGACCCTAAACCAGATGAACCTAAACTAACCTCTCCCACCAAATCACCTGAGCCAATTACTGAGCCAATAGTCTCTAAATCTAATTCTGAGCCTATGGACTCTGAACCAaccccaagtgctgaacatgaaTCCCCTGTACgtgttcacacttgtgctccttGTCCCCCACCTCTAACCATAGATGATCTGGTCATGTCCTCCTCTGTGTTTGATGAAGCATTCTCTCGCTTCAAAGATCCAGAAGTGGATGTGGTTTCCTATATTTCAAGAACAGATCTTCATTCCATCAAATTTATCAAAACTCTTCCTGAACTACCAAAACCATATGTCCCTTACACCTATTCCAAACCTTCTGACTCTTCAGCTGACCCCTTTGATAGTCTTTTCAATCAGTTTTATTGTGATCTTTTGAGACTATCTGAGCTTAGGAACAAGCTCTTGGTAtttccttctgatgtggatgtTGAGATTTATGCTCTGAAGGCCAAGTTGGGTGATCTTCTGGAGGTTATTGGTGCTGAAATTAAGGAAGAGATTGGTCAGAGAGGAATGGAAGTTGCCAGGCTAATGATGGAAGCTGTTAAAAGAGCAAGTCAAAAGCGATTGACTCTCTACTGTCATGTAGAGGCTGAATCTTCAAGGTCTGAAGCTGAAGCTGCTAGAAGAGCTGCTGATGACATGCTGCTAGAAGCTCTTAAGGGTTGCAGAATGGAATTTGAACTGTTCAACAGGCTGGAGGCTCAGAGGATTGAAACTGAGAGGATTGCTCAAGAGACTTCTCTGCTAGCTCAAGAGACTGTGTTGCTATTGGAATATCTAGAGGATGCTATCACTACTTCTAACAAGGGCAAAGGACCTATGGAACCAGAGGTAGATGATAAGCTGAAAGCTCTTGAAGAAGCTATTGGAGCTCAGAGGTCTG from Trifolium pratense cultivar HEN17-A07 linkage group LG5, ARS_RC_1.1, whole genome shotgun sequence encodes:
- the LOC123886505 gene encoding uncharacterized protein LOC123886505 translates to MSTSKNPIVIPPYLCKNMAYTGKEMEFQESLLTLVPEKMVDFNSLKANNYDMEPYFTYQGWNRYFEMLNGPIYPDLLKHFWMKAKIFTKFEAQLEELLAIENNPSLKGKSRKEMGLMEFNGPQIRSNVCGLNLIFSKVHFNALLGLVDKGLFMESFEKETTYRKDLLHRMFLDEKLKGKVKGMTDECRVLFKIIISSICPRLGGTDTISWTHRHLIYFLLTQKKVNLGDYLFERVCEAIFLSKSQRRTSLVHPRLLSELLFQCKIVKMVKKHHSELVDNVITLEVLTANFLTKMHIIITKVVQPQQDFHVRTGDPFYVDGYPIISELDCEEVI
- the LOC123886504 gene encoding uncharacterized protein LOC123886504, which produces MKEAAVEKDVETIVTTSESSDEETRTAQEGTSADEEDTQSEESNQSIPTNEKEKEVEKSVDSEKEKGEDVVDVETYETTKPAERSTGGITKRLRSCSGKAVPTASKNPAPRVKTKGVGPVKGWSKVFSPTSKKKETLKRKKESSSDSDYDVAKISSPTPKTKTTAKKASQTVEEAPSDNISFHRAAFALRWDYIYQRRLAVERELTKDALKCQDILDYIKEAGLLKTVCDFSHCYELLVKEFLVNIPEECDNPLSKDYPKVYVRGKCINFSPVVINNYLGSSVEPKAELEVANDIVSSEITVGKVKVWPKKKLIPTRTKVDYDYGSFIFDQTIKHIRSTAMKMPIAFPSLLYGIILDQYPDIKVVTDTPKKRESAFTFHHKLFGDHNVADHVGTSADGAGTMTKKEIIAALKMIEGLEADDAPVKASANVAAAGEQHNADEDEAYDTTTDAEDDDSESSDDE